One bacterium genomic region harbors:
- a CDS encoding right-handed parallel beta-helix repeat-containing protein, which translates to MKSYLAKIAFIIFIFLNSCSERSLFTDPADPGLGGVFTVIKGELSDPLLKSKSPYYVSSDISVSAGTTLTIESGTLIFFKSDAGLYISGGIRAIGNKQSRIVLEGFGTAWKGIHSENPTDSLIFIFCDIEEVYLPIGSDSKHGAIETSNASLVVKNCYFNYNYAQYGGAISLLYCNSEIINNIFYDNECLDYGGAILSQNSSNKIINNTFYKNYCLNFGGAITFVDPVYEEIQNNIFYKNFSYLGDTRIHLVSGDSTNIFEQYNFMDPDSLDPLFISESDYHLQGNSPCKDAGNPSFEFNDWDGSRNDQGAYGGSDGDW; encoded by the coding sequence ATGAAATCTTACTTAGCAAAAATAGCATTTATAATTTTTATTTTTCTGAACAGTTGCTCTGAACGTTCTCTGTTTACCGATCCAGCTGATCCGGGTCTTGGTGGAGTTTTCACAGTTATTAAAGGCGAACTTTCAGATCCATTACTGAAAAGCAAATCTCCATATTATGTTTCATCAGACATTTCAGTTTCGGCAGGAACAACACTCACAATTGAATCCGGCACTTTAATTTTTTTCAAATCAGATGCGGGACTGTACATTTCCGGAGGAATTAGAGCAATTGGTAACAAACAATCCCGGATAGTTCTTGAGGGTTTCGGAACAGCCTGGAAAGGAATTCACTCTGAAAATCCGACTGATAGTTTAATTTTTATTTTTTGTGATATTGAGGAAGTTTATCTGCCTATCGGGAGTGATTCAAAACATGGTGCGATAGAAACATCAAATGCCAGCCTGGTTGTTAAGAACTGTTATTTCAACTATAATTATGCTCAATACGGAGGAGCAATTTCTTTACTTTACTGTAATTCGGAAATAATCAACAATATCTTTTATGACAATGAATGTCTTGATTATGGCGGAGCAATTCTTTCACAAAACTCTTCCAACAAAATTATTAACAACACATTCTACAAAAACTATTGTTTGAATTTTGGCGGCGCAATCACATTTGTTGATCCGGTTTACGAAGAAATACAGAATAATATATTTTACAAAAACTTTTCATACCTCGGCGATACGAGGATTCATCTTGTTTCAGGTGACAGCACAAATATTTTTGAGCAATATAATTTTATGGACCCGGATAGTTTGGATCCGTTATTTATTTCGGAATCAGATTATCATCTGCAGGGGAATTCTCCTTGTAAAGATGCCGGTAATCCCTCATTCGAGTTTAATGATTGGGATGGCTCGCGGAATGACCAGGGTGCTTACGGCGGATCTGATGGAGATTGGTAA
- a CDS encoding histidine kinase, translating to MKKYLLNFSIFLILVISSCSRNEVSVKIEVVSNNLPTGSVVYITGNDDQLGNWQPNLTALEEVEKGKWIKSFSFPRGKKLEFKFTRGNWETEALNEDSTTPPNYAFEVRNDTTISIEINLWADQVERKIGGQITGIVEYHKNFLGEGIKPRDIIVWLPPNYQLNTEERYAVLYMHDGQNIVDPSTSTFQVDWQIDEAADSLIKQKLIEPIIIVGIYNTTDRNSEYAENDTSYAYMNFIVDSLKPFIDRTYRTKPDRNNTANGGGSLGGLISFILAWEYSDVFSKAICFSPAFKVDQYNFVDNVLKYSGNKKEIKLFIHNGDNELDTQLQTGVDEMLKALIKQGFKEKSDYIYIKSKNSLHGERDWAKNISRALIYLFGTEKGKSLL from the coding sequence ATGAAAAAATATTTACTCAACTTTTCCATTTTTCTGATATTGGTGATTTCATCGTGTTCACGAAATGAAGTCTCTGTTAAAATTGAAGTTGTATCAAATAACTTACCAACCGGAAGTGTTGTATACATAACCGGAAACGATGATCAACTAGGTAACTGGCAGCCTAATTTAACAGCGCTTGAAGAAGTCGAAAAAGGTAAATGGATAAAAAGTTTTTCTTTCCCAAGAGGAAAAAAACTGGAATTTAAATTCACACGAGGAAACTGGGAAACTGAAGCATTAAATGAGGATAGTACAACACCACCAAATTATGCGTTTGAAGTCCGTAATGATACGACTATTTCAATTGAAATAAATCTTTGGGCTGATCAGGTTGAGAGGAAAATTGGCGGACAGATTACCGGAATCGTTGAGTATCATAAAAATTTTTTAGGGGAGGGAATAAAACCCCGTGATATTATAGTTTGGCTACCTCCTAACTATCAATTAAACACCGAGGAACGATACGCTGTTTTATACATGCACGATGGACAAAATATTGTAGATCCTTCAACTTCGACATTTCAAGTTGATTGGCAAATTGATGAAGCAGCAGATAGTCTCATTAAACAAAAATTAATTGAACCGATAATTATAGTCGGAATCTATAATACAACTGATCGAAACAGCGAATATGCAGAAAATGATACAAGTTATGCTTATATGAATTTCATAGTCGATTCACTTAAACCGTTTATTGACAGAACTTACAGAACAAAACCTGATAGAAATAATACAGCGAACGGTGGAGGATCACTTGGAGGATTGATTTCTTTTATCCTCGCGTGGGAATATTCTGATGTTTTTTCGAAGGCAATTTGTTTTTCACCGGCTTTTAAAGTTGATCAGTATAACTTTGTGGATAATGTGCTGAAGTATTCAGGAAATAAAAAAGAGATTAAATTATTTATTCACAACGGAGATAATGAACTTGATACGCAGTTACAAACCGGTGTTGATGAAATGCTAAAGGCTTTAATTAAGCAAGGGTTCAAAGAGAAGTCGGATTATATTTACATTAAATCCAAAAACTCTCTACACGGTGAAAGGGATTGGGCGAAAAATATTTCACGTGCATTAATTTATTTGTTCGGAACGGAAAAGGGGAAAAGTTTACTTTAA
- a CDS encoding M15 family metallopeptidase: MIRNKISFTQTLVFLTVAFLVFNFDNAQSQKSDSDSVIDSNVDFDEAVAGQSIPQTTLENLRIVDVYYYGFDEKLHKGQLVVHKDVVLDIIEVFEFIRESRFPVEKVIPISKYDWSDEKSMKDNNSSAFNYRFISGTRVISNHAAGLAIDINPRQNPYIKNGSSLPSDCIYDTTKAGTISSSSQLVKEFKQRGWSWGGDWKSLKDYQHFEKKLK; this comes from the coding sequence ATGATAAGAAATAAAATCTCTTTTACTCAAACATTAGTATTTCTGACTGTTGCTTTTTTAGTATTCAATTTTGATAACGCACAAAGTCAAAAATCCGATTCTGATTCTGTAATTGATTCGAATGTGGATTTTGATGAAGCTGTTGCCGGTCAGTCAATTCCGCAAACTACACTTGAAAATTTGCGTATTGTGGATGTTTATTATTATGGTTTTGATGAAAAGCTTCATAAAGGACAGCTGGTAGTTCATAAAGATGTTGTGCTTGATATTATTGAAGTATTTGAGTTCATCAGAGAGTCACGCTTTCCTGTCGAAAAAGTTATCCCGATCAGCAAATACGACTGGTCAGATGAAAAATCAATGAAGGACAATAATAGTTCCGCTTTTAATTACAGATTCATTTCCGGAACGAGAGTAATTTCAAATCACGCTGCCGGATTAGCGATTGACATAAATCCGCGTCAAAATCCTTACATTAAAAACGGATCGAGTTTGCCATCAGACTGTATTTATGATACTACAAAAGCCGGGACAATTTCATCTTCATCTCAGCTTGTTAAAGAATTCAAACAGAGAGGCTGGAGTTGGGGCGGTGATTGGAAGAGTCTGAAAGATTATCAGCACTTCGAGAAAAAATTAAAGTAA
- a CDS encoding FKBP-type peptidyl-prolyl cis-trans isomerase → MQKLLFVLVAVLTVALIGCNKGPEIKTLESGLQYLDDSLGTGREAKAGDLVSIHFKGWMVPKDTAGELFSDWSVDESKKMLSLGDSKMRNQPIKFVLNTGSFIKGTDEGIVGMKAGGVRTMIIPSKLAYGEAGVGFVPPNTDLKVVVELLEVKDKGVAKMWEVDSTLFKATASGLKYAIISQGEGPTVEAGKVVTVHYSGYLQDGTLFDSSVERDEPIQFVVGQGQVIPGWDEGMQLLKKGDKARFIVPPQLGYGEMALEKIPANSTLIFDTEIVDVK, encoded by the coding sequence ATGCAAAAATTATTGTTCGTATTGGTAGCAGTTTTAACCGTTGCGTTGATAGGCTGCAATAAAGGACCAGAAATAAAAACACTTGAATCAGGATTACAGTATTTAGATGATTCTCTTGGTACTGGCAGAGAAGCTAAAGCTGGTGATCTTGTATCAATTCACTTCAAAGGATGGATGGTTCCGAAAGATACTGCCGGCGAATTGTTTTCTGATTGGTCTGTAGATGAATCAAAAAAAATGTTGTCACTGGGTGATTCAAAAATGAGAAACCAGCCAATTAAGTTTGTACTAAATACAGGTTCATTTATTAAAGGCACGGATGAAGGTATCGTTGGTATGAAAGCCGGCGGTGTGAGAACTATGATCATTCCTTCTAAGCTTGCTTACGGTGAAGCTGGAGTCGGTTTTGTTCCTCCAAATACTGATTTAAAAGTTGTGGTTGAACTCCTTGAAGTTAAAGATAAAGGTGTTGCCAAAATGTGGGAGGTAGATTCAACGTTATTTAAAGCAACTGCTAGCGGATTAAAATACGCAATCATCTCTCAAGGTGAAGGACCTACCGTTGAAGCCGGGAAAGTTGTAACTGTACATTATTCAGGTTATTTGCAGGACGGAACTTTGTTTGACAGCTCTGTTGAGAGAGATGAACCAATTCAGTTTGTTGTTGGACAAGGTCAGGTAATTCCAGGTTGGGATGAAGGAATGCAACTTCTTAAAAAAGGTGACAAAGCAAGATTTATTGTTCCACCGCAGCTTGGTTATGGTGAAATGGCACTTGAGAAAATACCAGCGAACTCAACTTTAATATTTGACACTGAAATAGTGGACGTAAAATAG
- a CDS encoding glycosyltransferase family 2 protein, giving the protein MNKISVIVITKDEEKNISDCLQSVEWADEIIVVDSESTDKTIELAKQFTDKVIIKKWEGYVPQKRFALSLATNEWVLSLDADERVTPELKEEIMNLDPDDFNGFKIRRKNFLMDKEITSCGWEKDFQLRLMKKSKADFSNRLVHEKFIVDGKISVLKNPMLHYTFSSFSDYLAKINRYSSLKSQELFQKKKRVNGWIIFSHTVSAFFAFFFIRRGFKDGVYGLIISLLHSVSTMMNYIKLWELQNKK; this is encoded by the coding sequence ATGAACAAAATTTCCGTAATAGTTATAACGAAGGACGAAGAAAAAAATATTTCTGATTGCCTGCAGAGTGTCGAATGGGCTGATGAGATTATTGTAGTTGATTCTGAGAGTACTGATAAAACCATCGAGCTTGCAAAACAATTCACAGACAAAGTTATAATCAAAAAATGGGAAGGTTACGTTCCCCAGAAAAGGTTTGCACTTAGTCTCGCCACAAATGAATGGGTACTGAGTCTTGATGCAGACGAGCGAGTCACTCCTGAATTAAAAGAAGAAATAATGAATCTTGATCCGGATGATTTTAACGGTTTTAAAATCAGGAGAAAAAATTTCCTGATGGATAAGGAAATAACAAGCTGCGGCTGGGAAAAAGATTTTCAGTTGAGATTGATGAAAAAATCCAAAGCTGATTTCAGCAATCGACTTGTACACGAGAAATTTATCGTTGACGGTAAAATCAGTGTGCTTAAAAATCCGATGCTCCATTATACATTCTCTTCTTTCTCAGATTATTTAGCAAAAATTAATCGTTACAGTTCTTTAAAATCCCAGGAACTATTTCAAAAGAAAAAACGTGTTAACGGCTGGATAATCTTTTCACACACGGTCTCAGCTTTCTTTGCTTTTTTCTTTATCAGGCGGGGATTTAAAGATGGAGTTTATGGATTGATCATTTCCCTGCTGCATTCCGTCAGCACGATGATGAATTACATCAAGTTGTGGGAACTTCAGAATAAAAAATGA
- a CDS encoding fructosamine kinase family protein, producing the protein MISEEKIKTKIQQKLGSKIKSLTSLSGGCISDAYKITTEESEQYFLKFNSSVSNDMFIKEAHGLMELEKANAIRIPKLLNFDKDYILLEFIPSGNKIKNFFEDFGRNFAEMHKYSSETFGFYEDNFIGSNPQINIPDEKEKSDWTAFYFNKRILFQHQLAEKQGNSTGELRKGISKLENKIVDVIGNTQEKPSLLHGDLWGGNYMVDENGNAVLIDPAVYYGHREADLGMTKLFGGFSFEFYRAYNETFPLEDGYDYRENIYKLYHVLNHLNLFGGVYYSQAISLIKFYI; encoded by the coding sequence ATGATATCAGAAGAGAAAATAAAAACTAAAATCCAACAGAAACTTGGGAGTAAAATCAAAAGCTTGACCTCCCTTTCTGGTGGGTGTATCAGTGATGCTTACAAAATAACAACCGAAGAAAGCGAACAATATTTTCTGAAGTTCAACTCTTCTGTTTCAAATGATATGTTTATAAAAGAAGCACACGGATTAATGGAACTTGAGAAAGCAAATGCGATACGGATTCCAAAACTCTTAAACTTTGATAAAGATTATATTCTTCTTGAGTTCATTCCGTCAGGAAATAAGATTAAAAATTTTTTCGAGGACTTTGGAAGGAACTTTGCTGAAATGCACAAGTATTCTTCTGAAACATTCGGTTTTTATGAAGACAATTTTATTGGCTCAAATCCGCAGATTAATATTCCTGACGAGAAAGAAAAATCGGACTGGACTGCTTTTTATTTCAACAAAAGAATATTGTTTCAGCATCAGCTTGCTGAAAAGCAAGGTAATTCAACAGGTGAATTGAGAAAAGGAATATCTAAACTTGAAAATAAGATTGTAGATGTTATCGGCAACACACAAGAGAAGCCTTCATTGCTGCACGGTGATCTTTGGGGAGGCAACTATATGGTTGATGAAAATGGAAATGCAGTATTGATTGATCCGGCTGTTTATTACGGGCACCGCGAAGCTGATCTTGGAATGACAAAATTATTCGGCGGATTTAGTTTTGAATTTTATCGAGCTTACAACGAGACTTTCCCACTGGAAGATGGTTACGACTACAGAGAGAATATTTATAAGCTATACCATGTTCTTAACCATCTGAATCTTTTTGGTGGAGTATACTATTCGCAGGCAATAAGTCTCATAAAGTTTTATATTTGA
- a CDS encoding low molecular weight phosphotyrosine protein phosphatase produces MGNICRSPAAEGIAKTLAEKRGLDGKVEIESAGTLDYHSGESPDPRMIKHASNRGYKLDSRARQFNPEKDFEHFDYIVTMDDDNYYEITSLDKRNRFKDKVYKMVNFGNKMKVNEVPDPYYSGSDGFEYVLDILEDSVEGLLNKVEDDIRRENKN; encoded by the coding sequence ATGGGAAATATTTGCCGATCCCCCGCAGCTGAAGGGATCGCAAAGACACTGGCTGAAAAAAGAGGGCTTGATGGCAAAGTAGAAATTGAGTCGGCGGGAACACTCGACTATCATTCAGGAGAATCTCCTGATCCAAGAATGATTAAACACGCGTCAAATCGTGGTTATAAACTTGATAGTAGAGCAAGACAATTCAATCCGGAGAAAGATTTTGAGCATTTTGATTACATCGTAACAATGGATGATGATAATTATTACGAGATAACTTCGCTCGACAAAAGAAATCGATTCAAGGATAAAGTTTATAAAATGGTAAACTTCGGAAATAAAATGAAGGTCAATGAAGTTCCGGATCCATATTACAGCGGCAGTGATGGGTTCGAATATGTTCTTGACATTCTTGAAGATTCAGTTGAAGGATTACTGAACAAAGTTGAAGATGATATCAGAAGAGAAAATAAAAACTAA
- a CDS encoding YjbQ family protein codes for MWYQKEITLKPRGRGFHLVTDGIVNQLPELNKIQIGLMHILIKHTSASITLNENFDPEVRSDMEKYFSRTVKENEPWYDHNSEGSDDMPAHIKSTLIGNSLTIPITNGKLNLGTWQGIYLCEHRNHAGSRKIVVTIFGENT; via the coding sequence ATCTGGTATCAAAAAGAAATCACATTAAAACCACGCGGAAGAGGATTTCATCTCGTGACTGATGGGATCGTTAACCAGTTACCTGAACTAAATAAAATTCAAATTGGATTGATGCATATTTTAATTAAGCATACTTCTGCATCAATCACTCTAAATGAAAATTTTGATCCTGAAGTTCGTTCTGATATGGAAAAATATTTTAGTCGCACCGTCAAAGAAAACGAACCCTGGTATGATCACAACTCAGAAGGTTCAGATGATATGCCTGCACATATTAAATCAACTTTAATTGGAAATTCATTAACAATCCCGATAACAAATGGGAAACTGAACCTCGGAACCTGGCAGGGAATTTATTTGTGCGAACATCGGAATCATGCCGGAAGCAGAAAAATTGTTGTAACAATCTTTGGGGAGAATACTTGA
- a CDS encoding PDZ domain-containing protein has translation MFTRKVYVGTVPDFASNVDGYKISGVSEGSPAQLAGLQGGDIIVSFGGKQISNIYDFTYALGDFVPGDEVDVVVKRGNEEITFKVKLASK, from the coding sequence ATGTTTACAAGAAAAGTTTATGTTGGTACCGTTCCCGATTTTGCAAGCAACGTAGATGGTTATAAAATCAGCGGCGTATCTGAAGGAAGTCCCGCACAGCTTGCAGGATTGCAGGGCGGCGATATAATTGTTTCTTTCGGCGGGAAACAGATTTCAAATATTTATGATTTTACTTATGCACTAGGTGATTTTGTTCCCGGCGATGAAGTGGATGTGGTTGTAAAACGAGGTAACGAAGAAATTACATTCAAAGTTAAACTTGCATCGAAGTAA
- a CDS encoding M28 family peptidase, with product MNSKLVFAGFGISASDLEYDDYNGIDVKDKIVIVFRNTPEPNVAHSGFDAHSPLRKKASVARDKGAAGIIFINPYDENKTSDDLVEFSFDRGGSISGFAAVSIKRSFIEQLFQSEGLSLKEIHSKIIETKKPASIELKNSSAKISTEVKEVESISWNVGGFIEGTDPELKNEWIIIGAHFDHLGMGGEGSLYRGDEPQIHNGADDNASGTTGVLEIAEKFASQKDKLKRSIAFFAFSGEELGLLGSNYLVNNLPFPAEDAITMVNMDMIGRLKDSSLIVYGTGTSSNWKDILNNHNKYGFKLTFNDEGFGPSDHSSFYGKKIPVLFFFTGTHEDYHKPSDDTEKINFAAEENILNYVYDIVADIDQNPERPDYLLVEKNQDRCLQEKFMLVPFPILQAT from the coding sequence GTGAATTCAAAATTGGTTTTTGCCGGATTTGGAATTTCAGCTTCCGATCTTGAATATGATGACTACAATGGAATTGATGTTAAAGATAAAATCGTAATTGTTTTCAGAAATACTCCTGAACCGAATGTTGCTCATTCAGGTTTTGATGCTCACTCACCTTTGAGGAAGAAAGCATCGGTTGCAAGAGATAAAGGCGCAGCTGGAATCATTTTTATTAATCCATATGATGAAAACAAAACAAGTGATGATCTTGTTGAATTCAGCTTTGACAGAGGCGGTTCAATCAGCGGTTTTGCTGCTGTAAGTATTAAACGAAGTTTTATCGAACAGCTTTTTCAATCTGAAGGATTAAGTCTGAAGGAAATTCACAGTAAAATAATCGAAACCAAAAAACCAGCATCAATTGAATTAAAGAATTCATCAGCAAAAATTTCAACTGAAGTAAAAGAGGTTGAATCAATCAGCTGGAACGTGGGCGGTTTCATCGAGGGAACCGATCCTGAATTAAAGAACGAATGGATAATAATTGGTGCTCACTTCGATCATCTTGGAATGGGTGGTGAAGGTTCACTTTATCGCGGTGATGAACCGCAGATACACAATGGCGCTGATGATAACGCTTCAGGAACAACCGGAGTTTTAGAAATAGCTGAAAAATTTGCTTCACAAAAAGATAAATTAAAAAGAAGCATCGCGTTTTTTGCTTTCTCCGGTGAAGAGCTTGGTTTGCTTGGTTCAAATTATCTTGTTAATAATTTGCCCTTCCCTGCTGAGGATGCAATTACGATGGTAAATATGGATATGATTGGAAGATTGAAAGACAGCTCTCTTATTGTTTATGGAACAGGCACATCTTCAAACTGGAAAGATATACTTAACAACCACAACAAGTACGGATTCAAATTGACTTTTAATGATGAAGGATTTGGACCGAGCGATCATTCATCTTTTTATGGTAAGAAAATACCTGTATTATTTTTCTTCACCGGGACACACGAAGATTATCACAAGCCTTCCGATGATACAGAAAAAATAAATTTCGCTGCTGAGGAAAATATTCTGAATTATGTTTATGATATTGTTGCTGATATTGATCAAAATCCTGAGCGACCGGATTATCTGCTCGTTGAAAAGAATCAGGACAGATGTTTACAAGAAAAGTTTATGTTGGTACCGTTCCCGATTTTGCAAGCAACGTAG
- a CDS encoding PD40 domain-containing protein, with the protein MKNLIYINLIFSLSLFGFQFSYSQEQFTIEGEKHLSNVRMLTDGGENAEAYLSFAENKLIFQATVDDLKCDQIFTMNIDGSEKQLVSTGKGRTTCAYYLPGDGKIIYASTHLVDENCPAPPDRAKGYVWQLYDSFDIFSADADGSDVKQLTFSGKYDAEATVSPKGDKIVFTSTRDGDPEIYVMDIDGTNQTRLTFEKGYDGGAFFSQDGSKIVFRASRPKTEEELKDYEELAQNGLFRPSILELYIMNADGSDIKQITNFGKASFAPFFHPDGKRIIFSSNINSEKGRNFDLYLINIDGTGLEQITFNETFDGFPMFTKDGKQLVFCSNRFNKKEGDTNVFIAEWVD; encoded by the coding sequence ATGAAAAATCTAATTTATATTAATTTAATATTTTCTCTCTCATTATTTGGTTTTCAATTCAGCTATTCGCAAGAGCAGTTTACTATTGAAGGAGAAAAACATTTAAGCAATGTAAGGATGCTCACCGATGGTGGAGAAAATGCTGAAGCCTATCTTTCTTTCGCTGAAAACAAATTAATTTTTCAGGCAACAGTCGATGATTTGAAATGCGATCAGATTTTTACAATGAATATTGATGGAAGTGAAAAGCAATTAGTTTCTACCGGAAAAGGAAGAACTACCTGTGCATATTATTTACCCGGTGATGGAAAAATCATTTATGCTTCTACCCATTTAGTTGACGAGAACTGCCCTGCTCCACCCGACAGAGCAAAAGGTTATGTTTGGCAGTTGTATGATTCGTTCGATATCTTCTCAGCTGATGCAGATGGAAGTGATGTCAAACAGTTAACTTTTTCCGGAAAGTATGATGCTGAAGCGACAGTTTCTCCCAAAGGCGATAAAATTGTTTTCACTTCAACAAGAGATGGTGATCCTGAAATATATGTGATGGACATCGATGGCACGAATCAAACAAGATTAACATTCGAAAAAGGATACGACGGTGGCGCATTCTTTTCACAGGACGGAAGCAAAATAGTATTTCGTGCAAGCAGACCAAAAACTGAAGAAGAATTAAAAGATTACGAAGAGCTAGCACAAAACGGATTATTCCGTCCATCAATTCTGGAATTGTATATTATGAATGCAGATGGTTCAGATATAAAACAAATTACAAATTTCGGCAAGGCTAGCTTCGCACCTTTCTTTCATCCTGATGGCAAACGAATAATTTTTTCATCCAATATCAATAGTGAAAAAGGAAGAAATTTTGATTTATATTTAATCAATATTGACGGAACCGGATTAGAGCAAATTACATTCAACGAAACCTTCGATGGATTTCCGATGTTCACAAAAGATGGCAAGCAGCTTGTCTTTTGTTCAAACAGATTTAATAAAAAAGAAGGCGACACGAATGTGTTTATCGCAGAATGGGTGGATTAG
- a CDS encoding transcriptional repressor has protein sequence MKNKQAEEIFRNFLKSGKNRITPERFEVLEAALDYEGHFGADDLYIIMKNANSRVSRATVYKTLELLEQCNLLSKRNFGDNVNRFESSFKRQVHDHLICVVCGKIVEFADPRIKQLPEQISDELGFNFESYSFNIFARCKDPKKCKQSRER, from the coding sequence TTGAAAAACAAACAAGCAGAAGAAATTTTCAGGAATTTTCTCAAATCCGGAAAGAACAGGATAACTCCCGAAAGATTTGAAGTACTTGAAGCCGCTTTGGATTATGAAGGTCATTTCGGTGCTGATGATTTATACATCATAATGAAGAATGCAAATTCAAGGGTTTCCAGAGCTACTGTTTACAAAACTCTTGAACTGCTTGAACAATGTAATCTTCTTTCAAAAAGAAATTTCGGCGATAATGTTAATAGATTTGAAAGCAGTTTTAAACGTCAGGTACACGACCATTTGATCTGCGTTGTCTGTGGCAAAATTGTCGAATTTGCAGACCCAAGAATTAAGCAACTTCCAGAACAGATCAGCGATGAATTAGGATTCAATTTCGAAAGTTATTCGTTTAATATTTTCGCTCGCTGTAAAGATCCAAAAAAATGTAAACAGTCCAGAGAGAGATGA